Proteins from a genomic interval of Rubinisphaera italica:
- a CDS encoding serine/threonine protein kinase: MATKKKRDSASAQTTQRGSGDDVIALKTLGRYEIQKKLGSGGMGAVYLALDTNLKRMVAVKVLPLEKAENPTLVKRFKAEAQAAAQLTHDNIVRVFESGEADGLHYIAMEYVEGTDVQRLIKKRTRLPVRRATEIIKQVALALEHASEASIVHRDIKPSNLLITQTGLVKLTDLGLARVMDDTEETSITRAGTTVGTVDYMSPEQARSSKAADIRSDLYSLGCTWYHMLTGSPPFPEGSVTNKLHAHATAPIPDPRSQNELVPEAIVGVLQRLMAKKPIDRYQTVAELLEDLEAVKSSKREVRSEDLAALAGEEDAADEENDEDSTGASSAPSRRRTSRVAREMDDEEDVIPARTGKSSNGAAPAPTNTKSQGSSVDALPPRERRKLEDVEGKSPSNFNLDILKYAILAIGVIAIFGLVGYGISQLGGAVDTASEEQVDLGKAAQELQAERLAEAERNAANPENQPNTNDPNSKSPKTNDPPPKRGAKAQPIVADKELTKDEIAQLPVVRIVDASTSENASSAHSIQDALGKTDEKDLVIEIATTNSFIWEQPASIENRNVILRAAEKSPGLIIVNSAGAMTNGLLQGRNAQVVIENLHFGLLGYDLPGQTELQLLSMLDTDLSVRNCSFTMEESRANSVQLCQFAASASQRHKLQWRNNLVRGTSWQPFQCAANRIELQVEDSLFLIGGNPLLNLNLSFGGSRNGNVSSEDKEKTEREVTLTDVLVLCHGTPINMANSGGRVSASPTQFRMNRAHFVATASHGEAPFLNVANWPENVLSTGSSGQLSHVSWISEKSTFSGWTKRLVATTNKTRAVFNVSTEEDWQKFWGNSGLFGVWDEKSLPENSTVDFPFQSGRDLQTIGVTAVVRPSEDTLKDLANIPAPELPKKSWRAELAALESTPTPAADPFNDSVKRVSVNLNDPKIDLGKYLATTNLPNPVIIEAKGFGIRTSSPIQLLNRKIKIEFQSEAGKFPLTIRPEKVNGTPWITVQGGFVVIENGVFRVDPPSNQPMPSHWLIAENADVIVRNCYVTAPATKNDKLASLIATRRKGNVTAEAKTLLIDNTYLQYGGDVIAVDLCASRLFVDHSVLVSQNHLLMLNYSGTVQDNQPGFFSLSQTTCSSRQGDIHFNIPATENHRRPLVSGKITDCVFTKPVSLEGKDSPNTQLLSASFPLPELPKRVWWWEDRNGYTTAIQQELMKKPLPQIWSEFWGRGHVENPLFGPEGVMLESNSLVSKDLRPSSFALFKDCKASSWNATGKRIGADCEKLDLPEYEGETSGKNPNKNNPAKPGPNRVPQL; the protein is encoded by the coding sequence ATGGCGACGAAAAAGAAGCGCGATTCTGCATCTGCTCAAACTACTCAACGAGGTAGTGGTGACGATGTGATTGCGCTAAAAACTCTCGGTCGCTACGAAATTCAGAAGAAGCTCGGCTCGGGTGGAATGGGAGCGGTTTATCTGGCGTTGGATACGAACTTGAAGCGAATGGTAGCCGTCAAAGTTCTTCCGCTGGAAAAAGCCGAAAATCCGACACTTGTGAAACGTTTCAAAGCTGAGGCCCAGGCAGCGGCACAACTGACCCATGATAATATTGTGCGAGTTTTTGAATCGGGTGAAGCCGATGGTCTCCACTATATTGCGATGGAATACGTTGAAGGAACTGATGTTCAACGTCTGATCAAAAAACGAACTCGGCTTCCCGTTCGTCGAGCGACCGAAATTATCAAACAGGTCGCACTGGCCTTGGAACATGCCTCTGAAGCCTCGATTGTTCATCGCGACATCAAGCCTTCCAACTTGCTGATTACGCAGACCGGACTTGTCAAATTGACGGATCTCGGTTTAGCCCGGGTAATGGATGACACCGAAGAGACATCCATCACACGAGCAGGCACAACGGTTGGGACTGTCGACTATATGTCCCCCGAACAGGCTCGCAGCAGTAAAGCTGCTGACATCCGCAGCGACCTGTATTCGCTCGGCTGCACTTGGTATCACATGTTGACGGGCTCTCCTCCATTCCCGGAAGGGAGTGTCACCAATAAACTGCACGCCCATGCGACGGCTCCAATCCCTGATCCTCGCTCTCAAAACGAACTGGTGCCTGAGGCAATTGTGGGTGTGTTGCAGCGGTTAATGGCCAAGAAGCCAATCGACCGTTACCAGACTGTTGCCGAGTTGCTGGAAGATCTCGAAGCGGTGAAATCCTCGAAGCGGGAAGTTCGCTCGGAAGATTTGGCGGCTTTGGCTGGTGAAGAGGATGCTGCTGATGAAGAAAATGATGAGGACTCGACTGGAGCGTCTTCTGCTCCCTCGCGTCGAAGGACTTCGCGAGTCGCCCGGGAAATGGATGACGAAGAGGACGTGATTCCTGCTCGCACTGGCAAGTCCTCAAATGGGGCTGCACCGGCGCCGACAAATACAAAATCGCAAGGTTCCAGTGTGGATGCCCTTCCACCACGCGAGCGTCGCAAGCTGGAAGATGTTGAAGGGAAATCTCCATCTAATTTCAATCTCGATATTCTGAAGTATGCGATTCTGGCAATAGGCGTGATTGCTATCTTTGGACTTGTCGGATATGGAATTTCGCAGTTAGGCGGGGCTGTCGATACCGCATCCGAGGAGCAGGTCGATTTAGGAAAAGCCGCGCAGGAGTTGCAGGCAGAACGTCTGGCGGAAGCCGAGCGGAATGCAGCTAACCCGGAAAATCAACCAAATACTAACGATCCGAATTCCAAGTCGCCTAAAACGAACGATCCTCCTCCAAAGCGTGGTGCGAAAGCTCAGCCAATCGTTGCGGATAAAGAACTGACCAAAGACGAAATTGCACAGTTGCCTGTCGTGCGTATTGTCGATGCCTCCACTTCCGAGAACGCCAGTTCCGCACACAGTATTCAGGATGCACTCGGTAAAACAGACGAAAAAGATCTCGTCATTGAAATTGCTACGACGAATAGTTTTATTTGGGAACAACCGGCTTCCATCGAAAACCGGAATGTGATCTTACGAGCGGCTGAGAAGTCTCCCGGATTGATTATCGTGAATTCAGCTGGAGCAATGACGAACGGACTGCTGCAGGGGAGAAATGCTCAGGTCGTGATCGAGAATCTGCACTTTGGACTGCTTGGTTATGATTTGCCTGGGCAAACCGAACTGCAGTTGCTCAGTATGCTGGACACCGATTTGAGTGTGAGAAACTGTTCATTCACGATGGAAGAATCCCGCGCGAATTCTGTGCAGTTGTGCCAGTTTGCAGCCTCGGCCAGTCAACGTCATAAATTACAATGGAGAAATAATCTCGTTCGTGGAACCTCCTGGCAGCCGTTTCAGTGTGCAGCGAATCGGATTGAACTCCAAGTTGAAGACAGCCTGTTTTTGATTGGTGGCAATCCCCTCCTGAATTTGAACCTGTCTTTTGGTGGATCGCGAAACGGAAATGTCAGTTCGGAGGACAAGGAGAAAACCGAACGGGAAGTTACATTGACCGATGTACTGGTCCTCTGTCATGGCACACCAATAAATATGGCAAATTCTGGCGGTCGGGTCAGTGCTTCGCCGACTCAGTTTCGGATGAATCGTGCTCACTTTGTCGCGACTGCAAGTCATGGCGAGGCTCCCTTCCTGAATGTTGCTAACTGGCCCGAGAATGTTTTGTCGACAGGAAGCAGTGGCCAACTTTCTCATGTGAGTTGGATCAGTGAAAAGAGTACTTTCTCGGGCTGGACGAAACGTCTCGTTGCCACGACGAATAAAACCCGTGCGGTTTTCAATGTTTCAACAGAAGAAGACTGGCAGAAATTCTGGGGCAATTCAGGCTTGTTTGGTGTATGGGATGAGAAATCGTTACCAGAGAATTCTACGGTCGATTTTCCGTTTCAGTCCGGTCGAGATCTACAGACAATCGGTGTGACGGCTGTCGTCAGACCGAGTGAAGATACCCTGAAAGATCTGGCGAATATCCCTGCACCTGAACTTCCGAAGAAGTCCTGGCGTGCGGAGTTAGCCGCGTTGGAATCCACTCCGACACCTGCAGCGGATCCGTTTAACGATTCTGTGAAACGCGTTAGCGTCAATTTGAACGATCCGAAAATTGACCTGGGTAAGTATCTGGCAACGACAAACCTGCCCAATCCGGTCATCATTGAAGCGAAAGGTTTTGGGATTCGGACATCCAGCCCGATCCAGCTTTTGAATCGAAAGATAAAAATTGAATTCCAATCCGAAGCTGGGAAATTTCCGTTAACGATTCGACCGGAAAAAGTGAATGGAACTCCCTGGATTACGGTGCAGGGTGGCTTCGTGGTGATTGAAAACGGAGTCTTTCGAGTGGATCCTCCGAGCAATCAACCGATGCCCAGTCATTGGCTAATCGCAGAAAATGCTGATGTCATCGTGCGGAATTGTTATGTAACAGCACCGGCAACGAAGAATGACAAACTCGCCTCACTCATTGCCACTCGTCGAAAAGGGAATGTCACCGCAGAAGCGAAAACATTGCTGATTGATAACACTTATCTGCAATATGGTGGCGATGTCATTGCTGTTGATCTGTGTGCCTCTCGGCTGTTTGTCGATCACTCGGTGCTCGTTTCGCAGAATCATCTTTTGATGCTGAATTATTCGGGAACGGTCCAAGACAATCAACCCGGGTTCTTTAGTCTTTCACAGACGACCTGCTCCTCACGTCAGGGGGACATCCACTTTAATATTCCTGCGACAGAAAATCATCGTCGGCCACTGGTTTCTGGTAAAATTACAGATTGTGTCTTCACGAAGCCTGTTTCTCTGGAGGGGAAAGACTCTCCGAACACGCAACTCCTCTCTGCCAGTTTTCCACTTCCAGAACTCCCGAAACGTGTCTGGTGGTGGGAAGACCGCAATGGATACACGACTGCAATTCAACAGGAGTTGATGAAAAAACCACTGCCTCAGATCTGGTCTGAGTTTTGGGGACGTGGGCATGTCGAAAATCCGCTTTTCGGACCAGAAGGGGTGATGCTCGAATCGAATTCCCTTGTTAGTAAAGATCTGCGACCATCTTCATTTGCACTCTTCAAAGATTGCAAAGCCAGTTCCTGGAACGCGACTGGAAAAAGAATTGGGGCGGATTGCGAAAAACTCGACTTGCCAGAATATGAAGGTGAGACATCTGGTAAAAACCCTAATAAGAACAATCCGGCCAAGCCGGGGCCGAATCGGGTTCCACAACTATAA
- a CDS encoding Gfo/Idh/MocA family protein, producing MTTPQFSRRNFLTTSAALAGAAAAWPMMATADEKPRAKVERLGIGSIGLRYQGSVITEQARKYADVVAISDVDRHVREQARASFGSTPRIFEDYQEMLSRKDVDVVMIATPDHWHTKMLVDAVRAGKDVYCEKPLTLTIDEGKILRNVVGNSDRVVQVGTWQRHDHNFRLAVEMVRQGRIGKLNTVTCTTSKNPTGGPFSEMPVPEHFNWNLWQGPTPDVPYIPQRSHYTFRWWYEYSGGKMTDWGAHHIDIAQWAIDSLPVNIAGKATLPTIENGYNVAIDFAADIDYANGVKLVISDEGRDGILFEGDKGRIFVNRGGAYGAPVDELKTNPLPRESFTVYDNDNLTRPQRSGKIDAIVNHMGNFFDCVESRKKPISDIESQHRSVSTCHLANISMRLGRPLKWDPQLEEFVNDADANSWLKRDYRAGFEIG from the coding sequence ATGACTACACCTCAGTTTTCCCGCCGCAATTTCCTTACGACATCCGCTGCTCTGGCAGGTGCCGCTGCCGCTTGGCCGATGATGGCCACTGCCGATGAAAAACCTCGTGCCAAAGTCGAGCGACTGGGAATTGGCTCTATCGGACTGCGTTATCAGGGTTCAGTCATCACGGAACAGGCTCGGAAATATGCCGATGTTGTCGCGATTTCCGATGTTGATCGCCATGTTCGTGAACAGGCCCGTGCCAGCTTTGGGAGTACGCCGCGAATCTTTGAAGACTACCAGGAGATGCTCTCTCGAAAAGATGTCGATGTCGTCATGATCGCCACTCCCGACCACTGGCATACAAAAATGCTGGTCGATGCGGTCCGGGCAGGGAAAGATGTCTATTGCGAGAAGCCGCTCACTTTGACAATTGATGAAGGAAAAATCCTTCGCAATGTCGTTGGCAACAGTGACCGAGTTGTTCAGGTTGGGACCTGGCAGCGACATGATCACAATTTCCGACTGGCGGTCGAAATGGTCCGGCAGGGGCGTATTGGCAAATTGAATACCGTCACCTGCACAACGAGTAAGAATCCGACAGGTGGCCCCTTCTCGGAAATGCCGGTTCCTGAGCACTTCAACTGGAATCTATGGCAGGGACCAACGCCCGATGTTCCCTACATTCCGCAGAGATCACACTACACCTTTCGCTGGTGGTACGAGTACTCCGGCGGCAAAATGACCGACTGGGGTGCCCACCACATCGATATCGCACAATGGGCGATCGACAGTTTGCCCGTCAATATTGCCGGGAAAGCAACTCTGCCGACGATTGAAAATGGCTATAATGTTGCCATCGATTTTGCAGCCGATATCGATTACGCCAATGGAGTGAAACTGGTGATCAGCGATGAAGGTCGCGATGGAATTCTCTTTGAAGGTGACAAAGGACGAATTTTTGTCAACCGAGGCGGCGCATATGGTGCTCCGGTTGATGAATTGAAAACTAATCCGCTTCCAAGGGAGTCTTTCACAGTCTATGACAACGACAATCTGACCCGTCCTCAACGGAGTGGAAAAATTGACGCGATTGTCAATCACATGGGCAACTTCTTTGACTGCGTCGAATCCCGTAAGAAGCCGATTTCTGATATCGAAAGCCAGCATCGCAGCGTGAGCACTTGCCATCTGGCTAACATCTCGATGCGGTTGGGACGACCACTCAAATGGGATCCTCAACTGGAAGAATTTGTGAACGATGCAGACGCCAACAGCTGGTTGAAACGAGACTATCGAGCCGGCTTTGAAATTGGCTAA
- a CDS encoding glycosyltransferase family 4 protein has product MSGSALSKSGSSSKSRKKRGILRVMLLSDAFEVRGASTQTLVLAEHLVDYGIRASILTPSIRSVAPDRRSKLDVREYPYLNYPLINRIVLRLIVQDYGDQPPHLIHIQSRRMLNNGIRLARQFAIPYLLTIHDYLNRGEMLNFDTQFGRKIIAVSESVKSELLTQPSISSDQVVVIHSGVEMTPNAIMEPILPENRVPVIGTAGPLEQIKGVSYFLQAARIVLSRIPEVEFLVAGSGPEEKNLRQLARELGIDKHVTFVPNLYGFQEALKAMDIFCLPSIKQGLGTIMLEAMALGRPVVASNVGGIFTAIKDNETGFLVPHSDSESLAEKLVYLLQNSEEARKIGEAGRIQVGKNFRIDQSVGHIADLYRSTHADFVGTLPPKKK; this is encoded by the coding sequence GTGAGTGGATCTGCGCTGTCCAAATCAGGATCGTCCAGTAAATCTCGCAAAAAGCGAGGCATTCTTCGAGTGATGCTGCTCTCGGATGCCTTTGAGGTTCGGGGAGCTTCCACACAAACTCTGGTTCTGGCTGAGCATCTCGTCGATTATGGGATCCGTGCATCGATCCTCACTCCGAGCATCCGTTCGGTTGCCCCGGATAGACGGTCCAAGCTCGATGTTCGTGAATACCCGTATCTGAATTACCCACTAATTAACCGTATTGTTCTCCGACTGATTGTGCAGGATTATGGCGATCAGCCTCCGCATTTGATTCATATCCAGTCCAGGCGCATGCTGAACAACGGAATTCGTCTGGCCAGACAATTCGCCATCCCTTATTTGCTCACGATCCACGATTATTTGAACCGCGGCGAAATGCTGAATTTCGATACCCAGTTTGGGCGGAAAATCATTGCGGTGAGCGAATCAGTCAAATCGGAATTGCTCACTCAGCCCTCCATCAGCAGTGATCAGGTGGTTGTCATCCATAGTGGAGTCGAAATGACTCCGAATGCAATTATGGAACCCATTTTGCCAGAAAATCGTGTCCCAGTAATCGGGACAGCAGGACCTCTCGAACAGATCAAGGGGGTTTCCTATTTTCTTCAGGCGGCTCGGATCGTTCTGTCCCGAATTCCTGAAGTCGAATTCCTGGTCGCCGGGTCAGGCCCCGAAGAAAAGAATTTGCGACAACTTGCTCGTGAACTGGGCATTGATAAACACGTAACCTTCGTCCCAAATCTGTACGGATTCCAAGAAGCTCTCAAGGCGATGGATATTTTTTGCCTCCCCTCCATCAAACAGGGACTCGGCACAATCATGCTTGAAGCAATGGCACTGGGCCGTCCCGTTGTCGCTAGTAATGTTGGAGGAATATTCACCGCGATTAAAGACAATGAAACCGGATTTCTTGTACCACATTCAGATAGTGAATCTCTTGCAGAAAAACTCGTTTACCTGTTGCAAAATTCCGAAGAAGCCAGAAAAATTGGAGAAGCGGGGCGTATTCAAGTCGGAAAAAATTTCCGCATCGATCAATCGGTGGGTCACATTGCCGACTTATACCGCTCGACTCACGCCGATTTCGTCGGTACACTGCCCCCAAAGAAGAAGTGA
- the floA gene encoding flotillin-like protein FloA (flotillin-like protein involved in membrane lipid rafts) has translation MLNNSLILAAGPWDMAIWFGIIVLVLGGLIFFALFARYVGLWIQCKTTGAGIGIINLFIMSIRKVNPSIIARSKIMAVQAGLTHVYPISTRDLEAHYLAGGNVPNVIRALIAAHRASIDLDWITAAAIDLAGRDILEAVRTSVYPKVIDCPDPKKGAGTLDAVAGDGIQLKARARVTVRTNIKQLIGGATEETIIARVGQGIVQAIGSNESYADVLENPDRISQTVLNQGLEAQTAFEIVSIDIADIDVGDNIGARLQADQAEADMNVAQAKAEERRAEAKAREQEMVAKTQENRAQVVLAEAEVPAAIVAAFKNRTLGIMDYYELKNVQADTQMRTSIAGSNGDQVDDGRVSL, from the coding sequence ATGCTCAACAATTCCCTGATTTTAGCCGCCGGACCATGGGATATGGCCATCTGGTTTGGAATTATCGTACTCGTTCTTGGTGGTCTCATCTTCTTTGCTTTATTTGCACGCTACGTGGGACTCTGGATCCAATGTAAAACGACAGGTGCCGGGATTGGGATTATCAATCTGTTCATCATGTCGATTCGTAAAGTGAATCCTTCCATTATTGCCCGTAGTAAAATTATGGCAGTGCAGGCTGGACTGACCCACGTTTATCCAATCAGCACACGTGACCTTGAAGCTCATTATCTGGCGGGTGGAAATGTCCCCAATGTCATTCGGGCACTGATCGCAGCTCATCGTGCCAGTATCGATTTAGACTGGATCACTGCGGCAGCGATCGATCTGGCTGGGCGAGACATTCTTGAAGCTGTTCGTACCAGTGTTTATCCCAAAGTGATTGACTGTCCCGATCCTAAAAAAGGAGCCGGCACTCTCGATGCCGTCGCTGGCGATGGTATTCAATTGAAAGCCCGCGCCCGTGTCACCGTACGAACAAACATCAAACAGTTGATCGGTGGAGCGACCGAAGAAACGATTATCGCTCGAGTTGGACAGGGGATCGTCCAGGCGATCGGTTCCAATGAATCCTATGCCGATGTTCTGGAAAACCCCGATCGAATTTCTCAGACCGTACTCAATCAAGGTCTTGAAGCTCAGACTGCATTTGAAATTGTTTCGATTGATATTGCCGACATCGATGTTGGAGACAACATTGGTGCCCGTCTCCAGGCGGATCAGGCCGAAGCCGATATGAACGTCGCTCAGGCAAAAGCCGAAGAGCGTCGAGCAGAAGCCAAAGCCCGCGAACAGGAAATGGTCGCCAAAACCCAGGAAAATCGTGCTCAAGTTGTCTTGGCTGAAGCCGAAGTTCCAGCAGCGATTGTGGCCGCATTCAAAAATCGAACTCTCGGCATCATGGACTACTATGAACTCAAAAATGTTCAGGCTGATACACAAATGCGAACTTCCATCGCTGGCAGCAACGGCGATCAGGTCGATGATGGACGCGTCAGCCTGTAA
- a CDS encoding NfeD family protein, with the protein MDNSFLAIALLALSTVLIIAEVFLPSGGILAIGTFCSLFTAFYFAWLAWWEASPAYFFGFTGFAIVLLPSTLVAAFAVLPYTRFGRRILLDGPAEADVVPFAAEEARLKTYLNRHAVTVTPLTPNGFIMIDNERINASSEGMIVDPHMTVEIVQVKGTRVIVREVSPEDLENRKTQANLNDLDPENSLDFDLPDA; encoded by the coding sequence ATGGATAACTCTTTTCTAGCGATCGCACTCTTAGCACTCTCAACCGTCTTGATTATCGCAGAGGTGTTTCTTCCCTCGGGAGGAATTCTCGCAATTGGGACGTTTTGCAGTCTATTCACGGCGTTCTATTTTGCGTGGCTTGCCTGGTGGGAAGCCAGCCCGGCTTACTTCTTTGGATTTACAGGGTTTGCCATCGTACTCCTGCCGAGTACGCTCGTGGCCGCCTTTGCAGTGTTGCCATACACTCGATTTGGACGTCGCATTTTATTGGATGGCCCAGCCGAAGCCGATGTCGTTCCGTTTGCAGCCGAAGAAGCTCGTCTTAAAACCTATTTGAATCGACATGCCGTCACCGTGACTCCACTCACTCCCAATGGTTTCATCATGATCGATAACGAGCGTATCAATGCCAGCAGTGAGGGGATGATAGTCGACCCTCACATGACTGTTGAGATTGTGCAGGTGAAAGGGACGCGTGTCATCGTCCGCGAGGTTTCCCCGGAAGACCTCGAAAATCGTAAAACACAAGCAAACCTCAATGATCTCGATCCCGAAAATTCTCTCGACTTCGACCTTCCGGATGCTTAA
- a CDS encoding MBL fold metallo-hydrolase produces MLERLELFPQVIEINHQARRRFGCSVYLVFHKSDWLLIDIGYEDTVDEIIEMIRQMDFPLGNCRYLVASHADVDHIQGFHRAKQLLPNAQVVGHPEAAQLLKDNDRLMTYAEIPAQNISIDLPEIIIEKKVKEGDVLEIGELKLEVWHTPGHTHGQLAFRLGDLLFSGDNLFRDGCVGNIDAHHGSNIPDFIRSLTRIRDSDVAWLLPSHGPVFRKDKEMIQKTIDRLTGYQHMADFGTCAVDWPLLDDWEDELVAGIDPKSVTI; encoded by the coding sequence ATGCTGGAGCGATTGGAATTATTCCCTCAAGTCATCGAGATCAACCATCAGGCTCGCCGCAGATTTGGTTGCTCAGTGTATCTCGTTTTTCACAAATCCGACTGGCTCCTGATCGATATTGGGTACGAAGACACAGTTGATGAAATTATCGAAATGATTCGCCAGATGGATTTCCCCCTCGGGAACTGCAGATATCTTGTCGCCTCACATGCCGATGTCGATCACATCCAGGGCTTCCATCGCGCCAAGCAGCTGCTGCCCAATGCCCAAGTGGTCGGCCATCCCGAAGCTGCACAACTGCTCAAAGATAACGACAGACTGATGACCTATGCCGAGATCCCTGCACAAAACATCTCCATCGATCTTCCTGAAATCATTATCGAAAAAAAGGTCAAAGAAGGAGATGTGCTGGAAATCGGAGAGTTGAAGCTCGAAGTCTGGCACACGCCCGGTCATACTCACGGACAACTTGCGTTTCGGTTGGGAGATCTTCTGTTTTCAGGTGATAACCTTTTTCGAGATGGATGTGTCGGCAATATCGATGCTCATCACGGTTCCAACATTCCTGACTTTATCCGCTCACTGACACGGATTCGAGACAGTGATGTTGCCTGGCTGCTTCCGAGCCATGGACCGGTCTTTCGAAAAGACAAAGAGATGATCCAGAAAACCATCGATCGATTGACTGGATATCAACACATGGCTGACTTCGGCACCTGTGCGGTCGACTGGCCCCTACTGGATGACTGGGAAGATGAACTTGTTGCGGGAATCGATCCGAAGTCTGTTACCATCTGA
- a CDS encoding TrkH family potassium uptake protein: MNWRILCRLLGLLSLLVGGSMVLSIPWAFPICGVATEFETRGCLGILLSMLISLVIGGLLFAYGRKSQGTILHKEALAVVGLGWILAGFLGALPYLLSGTMRTPEISMTLIDAFFESVSGFTTTGASVLTELEDPTQIPKCIMFWRCFTHWLGGMGIIVLFVALLGHLGGGGKALMQREVPGPLTETVKPRIREAALAMWKIYVGLTILLSLIFLIEGMSFFDSLCHTFGTLATGGFSTYNKSVGHFNSVTIEMTIALFMIIAGTNFSLFYMMTSSSNKGRRIPLYKRADVLYSDPEWRAYMLAIGVVSAALCVNLLVSGTYHSFGMAIRHAIFTTISIITTTGFGTENFSNWSDFSRAMLLILMFSGGCAGSTAGGIKVIRFLLFAKVIHAEVEKSFRPNVIRSLRLGNENLPNRLRQEVVVYFSLILSLFVLSWMLLNTIEPDDLWQNGDNNVKAEKLIDCASAVASTINNIGPGLGVLGPASNYSAFSQQGKFLLTILMLLGRLELFAILVLFFPSFWRYQ; encoded by the coding sequence ATGAACTGGCGAATTTTGTGTCGACTGTTAGGGCTGCTGTCGCTGCTGGTCGGAGGATCGATGGTTCTCTCAATACCCTGGGCGTTTCCAATTTGTGGAGTCGCGACAGAATTTGAAACCAGGGGCTGTCTCGGAATTCTGCTTTCGATGCTGATCAGCCTCGTGATTGGCGGACTGTTATTTGCTTACGGACGTAAATCGCAGGGCACGATTCTGCATAAAGAGGCACTGGCTGTTGTTGGGTTGGGGTGGATTCTCGCTGGTTTTCTGGGCGCACTCCCATATTTGCTATCCGGTACGATGAGAACACCGGAAATTTCCATGACGCTCATCGACGCTTTTTTTGAATCAGTGTCAGGTTTTACGACAACGGGAGCTTCCGTTCTGACCGAATTGGAAGATCCTACTCAAATTCCCAAGTGCATCATGTTCTGGCGATGTTTCACCCACTGGCTGGGTGGAATGGGAATCATCGTACTGTTTGTAGCCTTGCTGGGGCATTTAGGCGGAGGGGGCAAAGCCTTGATGCAACGTGAGGTGCCCGGGCCTTTGACAGAAACCGTCAAACCACGCATCCGCGAGGCGGCTCTGGCGATGTGGAAAATTTATGTTGGCCTCACAATCCTGCTCAGTCTTATCTTTCTGATTGAGGGCATGTCATTCTTTGATTCTTTGTGCCACACCTTCGGCACTTTGGCAACTGGGGGATTCAGCACCTACAATAAAAGCGTTGGTCATTTTAATTCGGTGACCATCGAAATGACAATCGCTCTGTTCATGATCATTGCCGGCACAAACTTCTCCTTGTTTTATATGATGACCAGTTCGTCGAATAAAGGACGCAGAATACCACTGTATAAACGGGCAGATGTCTTATACAGCGATCCCGAATGGCGGGCCTACATGCTGGCAATCGGTGTCGTTTCAGCAGCGCTCTGCGTAAATTTACTGGTCTCGGGAACTTATCACAGTTTTGGAATGGCGATACGACATGCCATTTTTACTACTATTTCGATTATCACCACGACCGGATTTGGGACAGAAAACTTCAGCAACTGGAGCGATTTTTCACGTGCCATGCTGTTGATACTGATGTTTTCAGGTGGATGTGCAGGTTCAACGGCCGGGGGGATAAAAGTCATTCGATTCTTGCTGTTCGCAAAAGTCATTCACGCTGAAGTTGAAAAATCGTTTCGGCCTAATGTCATTCGCTCTTTGAGACTCGGCAATGAAAATCTACCGAATCGACTGCGGCAGGAAGTTGTTGTCTATTTCAGTCTGATTCTGTCTTTGTTTGTTCTCAGCTGGATGTTGTTGAACACGATCGAGCCCGATGACTTATGGCAAAATGGCGACAACAACGTGAAAGCTGAGAAATTGATCGATTGTGCCAGTGCGGTCGCCTCGACAATCAATAACATTGGTCCGGGCTTGGGAGTTCTGGGGCCAGCTTCCAATTACTCTGCATTTTCTCAGCAGGGAAAATTCCTGCTGACCATCCTGATGCTGCTCGGCCGACTCGAACTCTTTGCCATTCTCGTGCTGTTTTTTCCGTCGTTCTGGAGATATCAATAG